One window from the genome of Gimesia aquarii encodes:
- a CDS encoding Fur family transcriptional regulator: MSPIENFREFLARKGMRFTKERELIVAEVFSSCEYFDADQLVKRMADQKTSRRVSRSTVYRTLGWLIDAGLLRKMTDMINRDRDVYSTISNNPRFRL; the protein is encoded by the coding sequence ATGTCTCCTATCGAGAACTTTAGAGAGTTTCTAGCCAGAAAAGGCATGCGATTTACTAAGGAACGTGAGTTGATCGTGGCTGAGGTCTTTTCATCTTGCGAATATTTTGATGCAGACCAGTTGGTAAAACGAATGGCGGACCAAAAGACCAGTCGCCGCGTCAGCCGTTCGACAGTCTATCGTACCCTAGGCTGGCTGATAGACGCCGGTCTGTTACGAAAGATGACAGATATGATTAACCGTGATCGTGATGTTTATAGTACGATTTCGAATAACCCACGTTTTCGACTATAA
- a CDS encoding Fur family transcriptional regulator has protein sequence MLNLESLEIAVSPTEKFREYLATKGMRLTQERELIVTEVFSSHEHFDADQLVERMAAQKTGRRVSRSTVYRTLGWLEESGLLRKVARTNDRDVYEHDYGYPQHDHFICKSCGELFEFQNSDIAEILEKLAEKINFRMNEHRLEVYGICEDCSRPTQRRHKKLDLI, from the coding sequence GTGCTTAATTTAGAAAGCCTGGAAATCGCTGTTTCTCCTACCGAGAAATTCAGAGAATATCTGGCTACAAAGGGTATGAGACTGACGCAGGAGCGTGAATTGATCGTGACTGAAGTCTTCTCATCTCACGAACATTTTGACGCAGACCAGTTAGTAGAACGGATGGCGGCTCAAAAAACGGGGCGACGCGTCAGCCGTTCCACAGTTTATCGCACATTAGGCTGGCTGGAAGAATCGGGTTTATTGCGAAAAGTTGCAAGGACCAATGATCGCGATGTCTATGAGCACGATTATGGCTACCCGCAACACGATCACTTTATCTGCAAAAGCTGTGGGGAATTGTTCGAATTTCAGAATTCTGACATCGCTGAAATTCTGGAGAAACTTGCAGAAAAAATTAATTTCCGTATGAACGAACACCGACTCGAAGTATATGGAATTTGTGAAGACTGCTCACGTCCAACTCAACGCCGCCATAAAAAGCTGGATCTGATCTAA
- a CDS encoding prepilin peptidase → MAQFISEQLISIPQDQLPLVMAGILFLLGTVVGFGVNIWVRRMSLSPEAQPFFRCQKCGILISRWKLVPIVRWIPFRNRCRKCSTYIPRSEILLELGTGGLFAFYYFMAVQQRCLEVPSVAPSAAMLEWRMLYHYVLLTLLVAATSIDFREYLIPDQITVTGMVVGVLGATIAGHLQIIHFWVDWNQAIPGLSGPYIPEWIKGHSHWHGFVWSLTGLIVGGGLTWALRFISSVLLGQEALGFGDVTLMAMIGSFVGWQPILLILPLAPLCGLLIGFLSRMVTGKTYLPYGPYLCAATLIVLMGWKWIWLAEWPATVPGAPPELSIRKLFGDATGLAMIVGIAVGALIVMLLLLRIYRAIPVKRR, encoded by the coding sequence ATGGCTCAATTTATCTCGGAACAATTGATTAGTATACCTCAGGATCAATTACCGTTGGTCATGGCGGGGATCTTATTTTTATTGGGAACCGTGGTAGGGTTTGGCGTGAATATCTGGGTTCGCAGAATGTCTCTGAGCCCAGAAGCTCAGCCATTCTTTCGTTGTCAAAAGTGTGGAATTCTCATTTCCCGTTGGAAACTGGTCCCCATTGTTCGCTGGATTCCTTTTCGGAACCGTTGCCGAAAATGTTCCACTTACATCCCTCGTTCGGAAATACTACTGGAACTGGGAACGGGAGGATTATTTGCGTTTTATTATTTCATGGCTGTGCAGCAACGTTGTCTGGAAGTACCCTCCGTAGCTCCTTCTGCAGCGATGCTAGAGTGGAGAATGCTCTATCATTATGTACTGTTGACCTTGCTTGTAGCCGCAACCAGTATCGATTTTCGAGAATATTTAATTCCCGATCAAATTACAGTAACCGGAATGGTTGTTGGTGTCTTAGGAGCGACTATCGCGGGGCACCTTCAAATCATTCATTTTTGGGTCGACTGGAACCAGGCGATTCCCGGTTTATCTGGTCCCTACATTCCTGAGTGGATCAAAGGTCACTCACATTGGCATGGTTTCGTCTGGAGCTTAACGGGGCTCATTGTAGGAGGGGGGCTTACATGGGCTTTGCGATTTATCTCTTCTGTTTTACTGGGCCAGGAAGCTTTGGGGTTTGGAGATGTGACACTAATGGCCATGATCGGCAGTTTTGTCGGGTGGCAGCCAATCCTGTTGATCTTACCGTTGGCACCTTTGTGTGGATTACTAATTGGGTTTTTGAGCCGTATGGTAACAGGGAAAACTTATCTCCCTTATGGTCCCTATCTATGTGCGGCAACTTTGATCGTACTCATGGGCTGGAAATGGATTTGGCTGGCCGAATGGCCAGCGACAGTACCCGGTGCACCACCAGAACTTTCCATCCGTAAGCTATTTGGTGATGCAACGGGCCTGGCTATGATAGTTGGTATCGCAGTGGGAGCGTTGATTGTGATGTTGCTCTTATTACGGATTTACCGTGCGATTCCTGTCAAGCGTCGTTGA
- a CDS encoding ammonium transporter, with translation MAWLMVSSALVLMMTAPGLALFYGGLVRKKNILGVMMQCVFLMGLMSVIWAIWGYSFAFGSDILGGFMGGFDHILLKGVIPTWSDGAVIIPTTFDGAIPTSLFMVFQMMFFIITPALICGAFAERMKFSSMVVFSILWGTFVYCPIAHWVWSDTGWLCHGNEDALYPAFDFAGGTVVHISSGFSALVCAILLGKRLGYGQEPMPPHNLTYTFIGATMLWVGWFGFNAGSAGAANSDAVNAFVATHLAAAAGVLAWAAAEWVYNGKPSILGACSGAVAGLVCITPACGTVTPLSGIILGLLAGFACYFACTTLKSKFKYDDSLDAFGVHGIGGTVGAILTGVFATRAITGDADGSGLLEGNTQQFINQLVSVGAAIVISVIGTIIILKLIDLTMGLRVSKDGEIQGLDLSQHGEEGYIFL, from the coding sequence ATGGCTTGGCTAATGGTCTCTTCGGCATTAGTCCTCATGATGACGGCTCCTGGTCTTGCGCTTTTTTATGGAGGCTTGGTTCGTAAAAAGAATATCCTGGGAGTCATGATGCAATGTGTGTTCCTAATGGGACTCATGTCTGTCATCTGGGCCATTTGGGGTTACAGTTTTGCCTTTGGCTCTGATATTCTGGGTGGGTTTATGGGTGGCTTTGACCACATTCTGCTTAAAGGGGTCATCCCCACTTGGTCTGATGGAGCCGTTATTATTCCAACTACATTTGATGGTGCCATTCCCACTTCACTCTTTATGGTCTTCCAAATGATGTTTTTCATCATTACCCCTGCTTTGATCTGTGGCGCGTTTGCTGAACGCATGAAGTTCAGTTCAATGGTCGTCTTCTCAATTCTCTGGGGCACTTTTGTGTATTGCCCGATCGCTCACTGGGTTTGGTCTGATACCGGCTGGTTGTGTCATGGGAACGAAGATGCGCTTTACCCTGCCTTTGATTTTGCGGGTGGAACCGTAGTACATATCAGCTCCGGCTTCTCAGCCCTTGTTTGTGCCATTCTACTAGGAAAGCGCCTCGGATACGGTCAGGAACCAATGCCTCCCCATAATTTGACCTATACTTTCATCGGTGCCACGATGCTGTGGGTCGGTTGGTTTGGATTCAATGCTGGAAGTGCAGGAGCTGCCAACTCAGATGCCGTGAATGCTTTTGTTGCCACACATTTGGCGGCGGCGGCTGGTGTTTTGGCCTGGGCTGCTGCGGAATGGGTTTACAACGGAAAGCCCAGTATTCTGGGTGCCTGCTCAGGTGCAGTCGCAGGTCTGGTTTGTATTACACCTGCCTGCGGAACCGTGACTCCGCTTTCCGGTATCATTCTCGGACTCCTAGCAGGCTTTGCCTGTTACTTCGCTTGTACTACTCTGAAATCAAAATTTAAATACGATGACTCGCTCGATGCGTTTGGAGTTCATGGCATTGGCGGTACTGTTGGAGCCATCCTCACAGGCGTATTTGCGACACGAGCCATCACGGGAGATGCTGATGGATCTGGTTTACTGGAAGGTAATACCCAACAATTTATTAATCAATTAGTGAGTGTGGGTGCTGCGATTGTTATTTCGGTCATAGGAACCATTATCATTCTGAAGTTGATTGATTTGACCATGGGCTTACGAGTCAGTAAAGATGGTGAAATTCAGGGTCTTGACCTGAGTCAACATGGCGAAGAAGGATATATTTTCTTGTAA
- a CDS encoding P-II family nitrogen regulator, translating to MKKVEAVIRHFKLEEVKDALTEIGVQGMTVSEVRGFGRQKGHKEQYRGAEYTVDFLPKAKMEVIVPDDQVKAVVDTILESARTGQIGDGKIFVMPVEDIIRIRTGEAGDTAL from the coding sequence ATGAAAAAAGTAGAAGCTGTCATTAGACATTTCAAGCTGGAAGAAGTTAAAGATGCTCTGACTGAAATTGGTGTCCAAGGAATGACGGTCTCTGAAGTCCGTGGTTTTGGACGTCAAAAAGGCCATAAGGAACAATATCGGGGTGCCGAATACACCGTCGATTTCCTACCAAAAGCTAAAATGGAAGTTATCGTTCCCGATGACCAAGTAAAGGCCGTTGTCGACACGATATTAGAGTCAGCACGGACTGGTCAAATCGGCGATGGAAAGATCTTTGTGATGCCAGTCGAAGACATTATTCGTATTCGAACTGGCGAAGCGGGAGACACCGCCCTTTGA
- a CDS encoding P-II family nitrogen regulator, translating to MKKIQAIIRHYKLEEVKNAISEIGISGMTVSEVRGFGRQRGHKETYRGNEYIVDFLPKVKLEIVVQDDMVQKSVETITEVARTGQIGDGKIFITDLEEVIRIRTGETGPEAV from the coding sequence ATGAAAAAGATACAGGCAATCATACGCCACTATAAATTAGAAGAGGTCAAAAACGCGATTTCCGAAATTGGAATCAGTGGGATGACTGTCAGTGAGGTACGTGGTTTTGGTCGTCAACGTGGTCACAAAGAAACTTATCGTGGCAATGAATATATCGTTGACTTTCTTCCTAAAGTGAAACTCGAAATCGTTGTTCAAGATGATATGGTTCAAAAGTCAGTAGAGACGATTACGGAAGTTGCCAGAACCGGTCAAATCGGTGATGGGAAAATCTTTATCACTGATCTGGAAGAAGTCATTCGAATCCGCACGGGAGAAACTGGACCGGAAGCGGTTTAA
- the glnD gene encoding [protein-PII] uridylyltransferase — MSYISPTSSAAQPFVVYRAKLDQARERGQELLKSGASGLQIATAIAESIEQLILQIIQDQFYQLPETEQKLISQHSTIMVIGGSGRGLMAPYSDVDLLFLYRSQVTSEFSEFVGNIVRTFWDTGLKLGHSVRTVADSVKMARTEPEFATAMIEARSIWGDESLSEQLIRSFYRHVILFRRRIFFEQCVIARWEEREQHGGAVMQLEPDIKRSPGGLRDIHLLRWAGYSRYGTANLDMLRLDSRISSRDVRTLKHARDYLLKVRIQLHYEAGKQQDLFTKDTQLWMAEQRNIEGTNGQRPVELLMQEYFQHSKAVAEITERFIKAHRPQPVFSRIYNFLMTHRSDSILKIVPDHLDVVPKYRTKVSSNLEEILKLFDTASLYGISIAPELLDAIRESTLQLPPALTNESIDLFRAIMDRSNNLGPTLRTMFETGVLNLLIPYMKHAYCLLQFNQYHSYTVDEHTFRAIEAAETFTNDDSPLGSSYRRIEKKDILNLAILLHDIGKGYGEDHSKMGAMIAADTAVRFGLKEEEQKLLVFLVREHLTMAHLAFRRDISDPDILFAFSQKVGSPEKLRMLYVLTAADITAVGPGVFTDWKSELLSDLYERTMLLLGGKHSRYNRDQRLSRVKQRVRSHLELPQVLENEEDTTPWFTELFNSFSPHYLLVTPSERIAADIKILRDLPADQIVVEGEFEPETRTVNYHVIAQAMYSQSCFHRVVSVFTSKRMDIISAQITTSVSGGVVDSFRVIDNDYAEEVPTSRIKKMEQEIRKAVLGESDAKTMFLNNQRFQEAASLSGEFDLGRVEIDNQSSKRCTIIDVIAHDRIGLLYIVSRAISRMGLSVVMAKISTHLDQVVDVFYIIDEQGQKIEQDARLQEISKQLQETLHEFELEGYKRYQRV; from the coding sequence ATGTCATACATTTCTCCCACAAGCTCTGCGGCACAACCATTTGTTGTCTATCGAGCAAAGCTGGATCAAGCCAGAGAACGTGGCCAAGAGTTATTAAAGAGTGGTGCGAGCGGCTTGCAGATCGCAACTGCAATTGCAGAATCAATTGAGCAATTAATCCTGCAGATTATCCAAGACCAGTTTTACCAGCTACCTGAGACAGAGCAAAAATTAATCAGTCAACACAGTACAATTATGGTCATCGGCGGCTCAGGACGCGGATTGATGGCCCCGTACTCTGATGTCGATTTGTTGTTTCTTTATCGTAGTCAGGTTACCAGTGAATTCTCAGAATTCGTCGGAAATATTGTGCGTACTTTTTGGGACACAGGCCTGAAACTGGGACATAGCGTCAGGACCGTTGCTGATTCAGTCAAGATGGCACGGACGGAACCAGAATTCGCAACTGCCATGATTGAAGCACGCTCGATCTGGGGAGACGAATCTCTTTCTGAACAACTGATCCGCAGCTTTTATCGGCATGTCATTTTATTTCGCAGACGAATTTTCTTTGAACAATGTGTCATAGCACGTTGGGAAGAGCGCGAGCAGCATGGCGGCGCGGTCATGCAGTTGGAACCCGATATCAAACGATCGCCCGGTGGTTTGCGGGATATTCATTTACTGCGGTGGGCAGGTTACTCTCGTTACGGAACAGCAAATCTTGATATGCTGCGACTAGACAGCCGGATCAGCAGTCGTGATGTTCGCACGCTGAAACATGCCCGCGATTACCTGCTCAAAGTACGTATTCAACTGCACTATGAAGCTGGCAAACAACAGGATTTATTCACCAAAGACACACAGCTCTGGATGGCCGAACAACGCAACATTGAAGGCACCAATGGACAACGCCCAGTAGAACTTCTGATGCAAGAATATTTCCAGCACAGCAAAGCCGTTGCTGAAATCACCGAACGTTTTATAAAAGCACATCGCCCTCAACCAGTTTTCTCTCGGATCTATAACTTTTTGATGACACACCGTTCGGATTCGATTCTAAAAATTGTGCCAGATCATTTGGATGTCGTTCCTAAATATCGCACCAAAGTCAGCAGCAACCTGGAAGAAATCCTCAAACTTTTCGATACTGCCTCACTTTATGGCATCTCAATCGCTCCTGAACTTCTAGACGCAATTCGCGAATCAACCCTACAACTCCCCCCTGCCCTTACTAATGAGTCAATCGATCTATTTCGAGCCATTATGGACCGAAGTAATAACTTAGGTCCGACTCTGAGAACGATGTTTGAAACGGGAGTGTTAAATTTACTGATTCCCTATATGAAACACGCATACTGTTTATTGCAATTTAATCAATACCACAGTTACACCGTCGATGAACATACTTTTCGTGCGATTGAAGCAGCAGAGACTTTTACAAACGATGATTCGCCTCTGGGCAGTTCCTATCGACGTATTGAAAAGAAAGATATTCTAAATCTGGCTATTTTGCTGCATGATATCGGTAAAGGTTATGGGGAAGACCACAGCAAAATGGGAGCAATGATTGCTGCAGACACGGCAGTCCGCTTTGGCTTGAAAGAGGAAGAACAAAAGTTATTGGTCTTTTTGGTGCGAGAGCATCTAACGATGGCCCATCTGGCCTTTCGTCGCGATATTTCAGATCCTGATATTCTGTTCGCATTCAGCCAGAAAGTAGGTAGCCCGGAAAAATTGCGAATGCTGTACGTACTCACTGCCGCTGATATTACTGCGGTAGGTCCCGGTGTGTTTACTGACTGGAAATCAGAATTGCTATCGGATCTATATGAACGAACCATGCTGTTACTTGGTGGTAAACATTCCCGCTACAATCGAGATCAACGGCTTTCGCGCGTTAAGCAGCGTGTACGTAGTCATCTCGAACTTCCCCAGGTTCTGGAAAACGAAGAAGACACGACGCCCTGGTTCACCGAGTTGTTCAACTCGTTTTCCCCGCATTATCTATTGGTGACCCCCTCAGAACGTATTGCTGCTGACATCAAAATCTTGCGGGATCTTCCCGCAGATCAAATTGTTGTGGAAGGAGAATTTGAGCCAGAGACCAGAACGGTCAACTACCATGTGATCGCGCAAGCCATGTATTCACAATCCTGTTTTCATCGAGTGGTCAGTGTCTTCACTTCAAAGCGGATGGATATTATCTCTGCACAGATTACCACAAGTGTTTCTGGTGGAGTGGTTGATAGTTTTAGAGTGATCGATAACGATTATGCAGAAGAAGTCCCGACCAGTCGCATCAAAAAAATGGAACAGGAAATTCGTAAAGCAGTTCTTGGCGAATCCGATGCGAAAACGATGTTTTTAAATAACCAGCGTTTTCAAGAAGCGGCAAGCTTGAGTGGTGAATTTGATCTGGGTCGCGTCGAAATTGATAATCAATCTTCTAAACGTTGCACAATTATTGATGTGATTGCCCATGATCGGATCGGTTTGTTATATATCGTTTCGCGCGCGATCAGCCGCATGGGATTGTCTGTCGTGATGGCAAAGATCTCAACACACCTCGACCAGGTAGTTGATGTCTTTTATATTATTGACGAACAGGGACAGAAAATAGAACAGGATGCGAGACTACAAGAAATCAGCAAACAGTTGCAAGAGACTCTGCATGAATTTGAGCTGGAAGGATACAAAAGGTACCAACGAGTGTAG
- a CDS encoding type I phosphomannose isomerase catalytic subunit, giving the protein MSLQKVQSTATLLPLEFTPIFKRTRWGGERLGTQLHKLIGIEGDYGESWELSDHPTAQTRIANGEFAGWTLSQLIHKDPDALFGVGNCNTTFPLLIKFIDATDRLSLQVHPDNSDQQKFDSIESGKSEAWVILDAAEGSQIYAGLKPGVDECRLRRHLEQGTIEECLHSYPVQKGDCVYIPAGTLHAIGEGVLLAEIQQTSDITYRLFDWNRLDQSGNPRPLHITKAFESISFDRGPVDLIQPQKQFAAGHDVEQLLESEYFSIRRHQSQHSFSLPTLSQAQVLVILEGEGQLDCGEETYELLPGKTILIPATAPDCQIHMDAEITFLEVIPA; this is encoded by the coding sequence ATGTCACTGCAAAAAGTTCAGTCCACGGCAACCCTGTTACCACTTGAGTTTACGCCTATTTTTAAGCGTACTCGATGGGGCGGAGAGCGTCTGGGAACGCAGTTGCATAAATTAATTGGTATTGAAGGGGACTATGGAGAGAGTTGGGAGCTGTCTGACCATCCTACTGCCCAAACTCGAATTGCCAATGGAGAATTTGCTGGCTGGACGTTGTCTCAATTGATTCATAAAGATCCAGATGCCCTTTTTGGGGTCGGTAATTGTAATACAACGTTTCCGCTGTTGATTAAGTTCATCGATGCGACCGACCGTTTATCTTTACAGGTTCATCCTGATAACTCTGATCAACAGAAATTTGACTCGATCGAGTCAGGAAAATCTGAAGCATGGGTTATTCTCGATGCCGCCGAAGGAAGTCAAATTTACGCGGGTTTAAAACCAGGCGTTGATGAATGTCGACTCCGACGGCATTTGGAGCAGGGGACCATTGAAGAATGTTTACATAGTTACCCCGTGCAAAAAGGGGACTGTGTTTATATTCCCGCGGGTACGCTTCATGCGATTGGTGAGGGAGTTCTGTTAGCTGAGATTCAGCAAACCAGCGATATCACATATCGCTTATTTGATTGGAACCGCCTTGACCAATCAGGGAATCCACGTCCCTTGCATATCACGAAAGCTTTTGAGAGTATCAGTTTTGATAGAGGACCAGTAGATTTAATCCAACCACAGAAACAATTTGCTGCAGGGCACGATGTTGAGCAACTTTTGGAGTCAGAGTACTTTTCAATACGACGCCATCAGTCTCAGCATTCTTTTTCATTGCCCACTTTAAGCCAAGCTCAGGTATTGGTTATTCTGGAAGGGGAAGGCCAGTTAGACTGTGGTGAAGAGACTTATGAACTTCTCCCAGGGAAAACTATTCTGATACCCGCAACGGCCCCTGATTGTCAAATTCATATGGATGCTGAGATTACCTTTTTGGAAGTCATTCCTGCTTAA
- a CDS encoding type II and III secretion system protein family protein — protein MSINASWKRRTMLAFACGVAITATPLAAQVPPAPPVPGKIKANKFTSGAAKKNTPVVSTKTKEKVHQLVDRIYESEVELSVQQRHSKILKMKMDVFRVAIADPTKIEVVAFGAQEVEVIGKETGTTTMTLWLGQEANPQILSVQVKVEGDNSIEDLRRMEYGEFQKMINEFFPNSKIQLIPFADKLIVRGQARDEQEATQIITIIRARSGGGSSIGNGTGTGSLFTSGEAADPFPDGAVLPEATVIDMMKVPGEKQVMLKVRIAQIDRSAARTASTDLFVRSGDFGWSQLFTGVASQLANGGTGLVTASLTSSDVDLFISALAQNGYAKILAEPNLVTISGRAANFISGGEFAVPTVVGVGGAQAATTTFKGFGTQLSFLPTVLDKDRIRLQVTPTFSTVNPALSVQGILGIDTQSVSTTVDMREGQVFAIAGLIQEQQRGDLNRVPFIGDLPFVGPLFSNKAVSRDETELIILISPELVHPMEAEDAPTVLPGMEVTEPGDWDFFFLNNIEGKPDVHHRSTVWYMQKKRIHQQQKDFIHQTKSDKYYINGDYGFSD, from the coding sequence ATGTCTATAAATGCCTCATGGAAAAGACGCACAATGCTGGCTTTTGCCTGCGGTGTCGCTATTACAGCTACGCCACTTGCTGCACAGGTCCCTCCAGCTCCTCCTGTTCCAGGTAAAATTAAAGCGAACAAGTTTACTTCTGGAGCAGCAAAAAAGAATACACCGGTTGTAAGCACCAAAACAAAAGAAAAAGTCCATCAACTCGTTGATCGAATTTACGAATCCGAAGTAGAGCTCAGTGTTCAACAAAGGCATTCAAAAATTCTAAAAATGAAGATGGATGTCTTCCGAGTCGCTATCGCAGACCCAACAAAAATTGAAGTGGTAGCCTTCGGTGCTCAGGAAGTTGAAGTTATCGGAAAAGAAACCGGTACGACAACAATGACACTCTGGCTAGGACAAGAAGCTAATCCTCAGATTCTGAGTGTACAAGTAAAGGTTGAGGGCGATAATTCCATCGAAGACTTACGTCGAATGGAATACGGTGAATTCCAGAAGATGATCAATGAATTCTTCCCAAACAGTAAGATTCAATTGATTCCTTTTGCTGATAAGCTGATTGTTCGAGGTCAAGCCCGAGATGAACAGGAAGCAACACAGATCATTACAATTATCCGTGCACGCTCCGGCGGTGGTTCTTCTATCGGTAATGGAACTGGTACAGGTTCTTTGTTCACAAGTGGTGAAGCAGCAGATCCTTTCCCCGACGGTGCAGTGCTTCCCGAAGCCACTGTCATCGATATGATGAAAGTTCCGGGAGAAAAGCAAGTGATGCTGAAAGTACGTATCGCCCAAATTGATCGTTCTGCCGCACGCACTGCAAGTACTGACTTATTTGTGAGATCGGGTGACTTTGGCTGGAGCCAATTGTTCACAGGAGTTGCATCACAATTGGCAAATGGGGGAACTGGTCTTGTAACGGCTTCATTAACAAGCAGTGATGTCGACCTCTTCATTTCAGCACTTGCTCAAAATGGATATGCGAAAATTCTCGCTGAACCAAATTTGGTTACAATCAGCGGACGAGCAGCGAACTTTATCTCTGGTGGTGAATTTGCTGTCCCAACAGTCGTTGGCGTAGGTGGTGCTCAAGCAGCTACCACAACTTTCAAAGGCTTTGGTACACAACTTTCCTTTCTGCCTACTGTGTTGGATAAAGATAGAATTCGATTACAGGTCACCCCAACTTTCAGTACCGTTAATCCGGCACTGTCTGTTCAAGGAATCCTGGGGATCGATACACAATCAGTCAGCACTACGGTTGACATGCGAGAAGGTCAAGTTTTCGCCATCGCCGGACTGATTCAAGAACAACAACGTGGAGACTTGAACAGAGTACCATTTATTGGAGATCTTCCTTTCGTAGGTCCCCTGTTCTCAAATAAAGCTGTCTCACGTGACGAAACAGAACTAATCATCTTGATTAGCCCTGAACTGGTTCACCCAATGGAAGCAGAAGACGCCCCTACTGTACTACCTGGCATGGAAGTTACTGAGCCAGGTGATTGGGACTTCTTCTTCTTGAATAACATTGAAGGCAAACCTGATGTGCACCACAGAAGCACTGTCTGGTATATGCAGAAAAAACGTATTCATCAGCAACAAAAAGATTTTATCCATCAGACAAAATCTGACAAATACTATATCAATGGCGACTACGGATTCTCTGACTAA
- a CDS encoding tetratricopeptide repeat protein, with product MNNKGLSCSTVILLITITFQGCSHLSNQVAKVKSALPTQKNSDNLILAARTFESKNEWLAAREQYEKYLSKNPKSAKACHRLGIVCTRLGDPIAATRYFTQARQIDPQNSVLLNDFGYALYQRGQYKAAEKIFTEALQNDANNNRIINNLALSVGHQGRFKESFSLFRNIMPAAEAHANVAYIHTQRGEGELALKEYDLALTADPDLRTAGLAAAELAEMKTLFLAKRDQKITQQVATNKVTPKIQLDKQPTQLVTSKRPVQKKPTLSISQSTQAGKQKLISQTSMKRQAKVEPSFKPVSKSEPVVEEQELEINSFRTLDELSEEESVIIRISDEKTQEENLFRTPQELQNN from the coding sequence ATGAACAACAAAGGATTGTCTTGTTCAACCGTGATCCTTCTCATCACAATCACTTTCCAGGGATGCTCCCATCTAAGCAACCAGGTTGCCAAAGTCAAATCGGCTTTACCAACTCAGAAAAACTCAGATAATCTTATCCTTGCTGCTCGAACATTTGAGAGCAAGAATGAATGGCTGGCGGCCCGTGAGCAATATGAAAAATATTTAAGCAAAAATCCTAAGAGTGCTAAAGCCTGCCATCGACTAGGTATCGTCTGCACCCGATTAGGTGATCCTATTGCTGCTACACGTTATTTTACACAAGCGCGACAAATCGATCCGCAAAACTCGGTTTTGCTTAACGATTTTGGATATGCCCTCTATCAACGAGGACAATATAAAGCTGCTGAAAAAATCTTTACAGAAGCGTTACAGAATGATGCCAATAATAATCGCATTATTAATAACCTTGCGCTTAGTGTTGGCCATCAAGGGCGTTTCAAAGAAAGCTTTTCACTCTTTCGAAACATTATGCCTGCAGCTGAAGCACATGCAAATGTTGCATACATTCATACACAAAGAGGTGAAGGTGAGCTAGCCCTGAAGGAATATGATTTGGCGTTGACTGCTGACCCTGATCTAAGAACAGCCGGCCTAGCGGCTGCTGAGTTAGCAGAAATGAAGACCCTGTTTCTTGCAAAACGGGACCAAAAAATCACACAACAAGTGGCAACCAATAAAGTGACTCCCAAAATTCAACTTGACAAACAACCGACACAGCTTGTGACCTCAAAGCGACCCGTTCAAAAAAAGCCAACACTATCGATTTCTCAATCGACTCAAGCTGGAAAACAAAAACTGATTTCACAAACTTCCATGAAGAGACAAGCTAAAGTGGAACCATCATTCAAACCTGTCTCTAAGTCTGAGCCAGTAGTGGAAGAACAAGAGTTGGAAATCAATTCCTTCCGAACGCTAGATGAACTCTCTGAAGAAGAATCGGTTATCATCCGTATCTCAGATGAAAAAACACAAGAAGAAAATTTATTCCGAACCCCACAGGAACTGCAAAACAACTAG